In Cervus canadensis isolate Bull #8, Minnesota chromosome 7, ASM1932006v1, whole genome shotgun sequence, the DNA window GATATTTGTGAAAAAGCAGACACAAAACATATGTATAATACAACTGGAACATATGTCTACATGAAGGATAACACCCTTTTAGAGGATAATTTGGAAACAGCAGTCAAAATTCAAATGTGTATGCCTTCGACCCAGCAACTCTGCTGCCAGGAATTTATCCTTCACATACACCAGCAAATGATCTATGTACAAGGTAACTAATGAGAGCATTGACTCTAATAGCAAAATATCAGGAAAAAACCTAAATACCTCTCAATACCGTGCGCGTGTGCTCAGCTGCTTGTcatctccagctctttgtgactctatggactgtagtctggcaggctcctctgttcatgggattctccaggcaagaatactggattgggttgccatgccctcctcccgaggatcttcccaacccagcgatcaaatccttgtctcctgtgtcttctgccttgcaggcagattctttgctgctgagccgccggggaagccCATCCCTCAATAGAGGGGTAGTTAAATTAGTTATAGGTACAcaacacacaatggaatactaggtAGCTAGTAAAAGAAGgataaagaaattcttttttagATATGGAAAAATATAGAATATGTATAAAGTGAAAAAGACTTTATAGATCCGGAAGACATAAAAAGATCCAGAACAGTGCATGGAATATGCTACAATTTGtgctaaaaagaagaaaaatatataataatttattccCATTTACTTGTAAATGCATTGGAAAGTTTTCAGAAAGATATACAAAGAGCTAACTCCTATGGGGGAGTGGGTAGGAATGACAtggatgaggaagaggaggaggaagccaaTTCCAAATTCTTatcatattttttgaaatatatatgtaccaaatattcaaaattatattttaaaaactaaaaagctaTACACAAATGTCACTGGTGGTGTCTGTATGACAGAATCATGGGATGTGgggtttcattttgtttcttttcactgtAGGTTTTTAGATCATaaaaaatttaagggaaaaaattaaagaagaggaTTCTACAGACTTTCCATCAGGCCCCTCCCAGCTGACGGCGGCTGTGCTACCCAGTGGGCACCCCCTCACAAGGTCTGACCTTCAGAGGCTCCAGCTGCCTCACCTGCACTGGCCCCTGATTCGCAGGCAGCGGCCACCTGGTCAATCAGCTTTGCAAAATCTGTCCTCAGGCCTCGGAAGCTTTCAGGGGAAAGTGTGCCAGACAGCAGCCAAGGGACCCCCACCCAGTCTGAGGGTGGACTTTCACCTCTGGGTTGGAGTGGGGATTAGAACACAGCACACTTTCACCACCAGAACCCGTGCAGCCTGGAGGAGCAGGTCAGGGGAACCAAGGGGAGACTCAGCCAGAGGAAGGAGCAGGCGCTGTGCACACGCAGGAGGGGCAGACAGCCTGCCTTACCTTGCACCTTGACACATTCTGGCTGGCTGAAGGCACTGTGCCGCCCAATGGCCTTCACGAATGTCCGGGCCTTCACACAGTATGCCACCCCGGGCTCCACCATCTCCAGGTACACGGGAAGGACCCCGGGCCTCACCACTTTGACATGTTCCTTtaggaaaccaaaaaaacagTCACACCTTGAGCGAAGCGGGAcaggaaaaggagaggaggagggaaggaacacTGTCAATATTTCCTTTCTGCATACAGAATGTTCCTCTCATTcttccatttgttcattcattcatttttttaaaattactcatttattagcacctactgtgtgccaggcacagttgCAGGCGCTGAACAAAACAGGGACACACAgcactgaacaaaacaaaaagttccCACCCTCGTGGAGCTCATGTCATACATGAGGAAGCCGCACCATTGATAACACACATCAGGTGGTGATGAGGGTTACGAGGAATCATGGAGTAGGACAAGCAGGTAGAGAGTGACAAGGAGGCACCAGCAGAGAGGCTCGGGGAGGCCTCTCTGATACGCTCATACTTGGACAGAAAGCTGACTGGGTGCTTGGCCCGGCCACGACTTCCAGAGGGTCAGTGAAGAGGAGCACTGCAGCCAGTGGGCAGTGCCTCCTCACGCATCCACCCATCCACTGTCTGTCCCTCCATCTGCACAGCCCTCCACCTCTGCCACCCCCTGAGGCCTGCGGAGGCTTGTCTGGGCCAAGCCCAGGTGACTCAGGGCAGGCACTCCCCTCCCAAAACACCTGAGGGACCTGCCTGTTCCCTGCAGCTCAGGCCCTGATCTGCTCCCACACGACTGCATCCGCTGGACTCGCAGCGCCAGGCCCTACCACTGGGCCCTGACCCAGCAGGAGTAAATGCTAGAAACCACGGCCACTCCCTTTCCAGGGAAGTGTGGTGGGGCACATGTCCTGGCATTAGGTCAGGGTACCCTTGGACGGAGAAGGGTCTCTCAAAGGCCAGCCAGCATCTGGCAACCCCTACGCCTGGCCTGATAAAATCAGCAGGACCAGTCAGATTTCTTGTCCTGGGAACTGGTATTGAGGAACTGAATACTTGCAGCCAGAAGCAGGGACCAAGGGGAGAGGACATGGTGAGGGGAGTCAGTCACAACCACAGGTACTCACAGGAAGGAGTGATGAGGGGTCAGGGCAAGCTGGGGCGAGGGCCATGGGCAGAGCGCGTAGAGAGGACCCCCCAGGGGGAAGCCAGGGCCCCCCAGGCAGACAGGGGCCTCTGGGTGAGTGAGGCTGTGCAGCAGCCTGGCTCTGGGCCTGCTCCAGTCATGGATTCTGTGAGAGCCCCCGACAGCACCGTGTTAACCCTTGtgacagggcttctctggtgactcagtggtaaagaatcctcctgccaatgcaggaaactcaagttcgatccctgggtcagaaagatccctgggagaaggaaatgacaacccactccagtattcttgcctggaaaatcccatggacagaggaacctgacctgatgggctatattccatggggtctcaaagagtcagacacaactgagtgactaaacaataacaatcttTGTGACAGAGCCTACTTTTCCTTGCGCTGATTTGAGTGGGTTTTATCACCATTTCAGCTTGGACAGGGCTCCACAGGTGCACCCACGCTCCATGCCTTCTGCTGCTGCAGCTCAGCCACTCCCTCCGAGAGAGCTGACCTCCCACCCAGCCTGGCCCGCAGCACCCACCCCACAGGGAGGGGCCGCGCCCCGGCTAGGCATTCCGGGTGGCCCATTGGCTCATAATTAGGGTTGTTTATAAGCTAGCTCCTGGCTCTCTGCCCCTAATTCTGCACCCAGCCCAGATGCACACCCTCAAGAAGCTGGGACCGGCCTCATATACTTATGAAATCATCCCATTGATTTGGAACAGCCCCGTCTGCTGCCCCCTAAACAGCGGGAAGAATGGCTGAGAAGACATGCGGATGGGGGAGAAATGCATTGCACAGGTATTGTGGATCCAACTATGACAGAGTTTAAGGCAAGGAGGTGGCCCCCCTACTTCAGCGAATGTGTCCTGAGACAGTTCCCAGCCAAAGTCTGGGTTGGACCAAGGCAGTCCTTTGCGTTTGACGCTGCCAGCATTGTCAGCCTACACCCATCTCTGTGTTCCCGCATTTCACCCAGGCCTGCTCATCCTCTGGCCACCCCAGACAGTGGGCACCGCAGGGGCCGGCCCTCCTCATCCAGTTCTCAGAGCTTCTCCAAAGTCTGACTCAAAGGCCCAGGCTGCAAGTCTCACCTTGGCACCGGGCTCCCTTCTCCAGTAGGACACGAAGAACTCAAAATGGGGCCCCAGGTCTTCCAGCTTAATAAGCAGGTGGAAGCCGTCCATGGTGATCTCCATCCTAGGTGGGGTGAGGATAGCTGTTGGCAAGACAAGGGCAGAGTCAAAGCCAGTCCCAGACAGGACTGATTTCTGTCCAGGGAGACCATGACCAAACCATCAGTGGAAACACACCAGGCTCATGAGAGGGGAGGGGTTTTGATGTGGCTTCATAGCATGCAGAAGCAAGCACTGTactcagtaggtgctcagtaaactcTTTGTGAATGatgagcaaatgaaaaaaacaaacaaccattTAGTACAATTCACATAGATATATACCATCTGCTGCTAACTTTCAAACATCAGCAGATCAGCAGCCTGTGGATGGGGTTGGCCTTTCTATTCCCAGTCCAAGGAGTCTTCATCTCATAGCTTTATGGGAGATGTTGGAAAGTCAGAGGGTTTTACAAATTCCAAGAATCAGGTCTAGTAATTACAGCCTAAGCACAAACATCATCTTTCATGTTATTGGATCCAAAACAGAGAGACCCGCAGACCCCATGGATGCTTTCCACTTAGCAGACCAGGAACCAAAGGGCCCACACAGACAGTCTTCAGTCCCTGCCTACTGATGATGGATCCAGACCTTCCTCTCAGATTCAGACACTGCCAGACCAGAAAGACACCCCAATGGTGGGCTGTGGCTTGGGAGTGTGTTCTGGCTAAATCCTCCTGCACTGGGGTCAGTGGACACTCAACAGAAAGGCAGTTCCTGCAGGGAGTTTTCAGAGAACAAAGTATTTCCTGGCATCTAAAAAGCTGCCTGGAAAGGGGACAGGAGGACTTGGGAAGTCAGGGGCCAACTGTGCAAAACATACCCGGATCAGAGGATTCATATGAGCACACAGCAGTGCTAGAACTGCCTCTGAAACACCTCCAGTAAGAAAGGAGATGGTTGACTCCTCCACTTTTAAGTTAAGCATGATTAGAATTGGATCCCCTGATCTCCATCTACGTGGAGAATAGAATTAGACAAAATGACCACGTGTCATTTCAGTTCAGATGATTTTTTGACAATGTTGGGGCAGGAACCTCTTTCCTATGTACTCTACAtactcatttcatttaatccaacCAGCAAGTTTCAGAAAGTAAATACTACTCCTATTTACAGATGACATAGCAGaccctcagagaggttaagtgacattCCCAGAGTCATCCAGTGAATGACCAGACCTGAGCTCACGTCTTTCCACGTTTCTAGACTCTGCTGTGTGGGGTGTTTTTAACTCCCAAGGAACAGGATGCACTTAGATCACTTAAATCAGACTCTAGGGATGGGTCCCAGAGATCAGGGGTTCTAAAGCTCTTCTGTGACTTGAATTTGCATTGAGGTTAAGAACCGCTGCTCTCAACAGGGTTCCCTTTAAGAACTGGGGATCCTTTCCAAGACGGCCTTAAAACCAGATTTTTCATGTCTGAGGAGAAGTCGGGGTGGGGTTTTTCAAAGGCCAAAAAGCAGACGTCATGCCCTGAGGAGTGTCAATTTCCTCCCAGTTCTGCAGCTGGGTCCACCTGCGTGAGGACCCTCATCCTCTGCTTCTGGGGCAGGTACAGAGACACCTTTCCTCAGCTCCTCGGCAGCGAGCCCTTTTCCTGTTTATACTGGCCTTCTCAAGAACAAGTTGCTACCGCACACACCCACCCCCAGAGCTGTGTAGACACTTCCTTATCTCCAAATGCCCCGTGCCTGCATTTCCAACAACAGCTGCCAGCCTCCAGCAATGATCTTGGCTGGAAGCCTGTGCTTCCAGGAGCCAGAGGGAGGTGGTGCTGGAGCTGCCTAGGCACTGTGGGTGGGGGTAGAGCTGCAACAACCTCCGGTGCCCCCTCGGctcccccagggcctggcactgcTTCCACCATGTCCTGCCAGTGCCGTGGGAGCGAGGGCAGGCAGAGGAGCCCACATCCTGCACCAAAATTCCTACTGGTATCCATTCCAGAAGGACCttcctgtagctcaaacggtaaagaatctgcctgtgatgcaggagaccagggttcgatccctgggtcgggaagatcctctggagaagggaatggcaatcctctccagtattcttgcctggagaattccatggacagagaagactggtgggctacagttcgtggggttgcaaagagtcggacacgagtgagcaactaacacacacacacatccatcccAGTGGTCCCACTCCCGCCCCCtagctcttcctttcttcttctgctCACTGGCTCTCAGCTCTGGGCATATCCCTAGGGTAATAACAATAATACAAATAGCTGAGTGCTATTACAAGGCAACACTGCCGCCAGCATTTGCATTTTTCATCTCACCCCCAGCCACCCACTGAAACAAGCCGTTGCCTCTCTCACAAAGCAgctgagccaggatttgaaccccgTCTGTCTGACTCTGGAGGACCAAGTTCTCTCTCAGATCCACCTTCATTTTCCTCAACCTCCTCCAGCAGGGGCTCCCTCACCTTCTAACCCTCCTGGTTTCTCCCAACCCCCACACTCCTCAGGAAGCTCTGACTCACTCCATTAATTTAGAGGCTGCCCCGACATCCCTGTGTCCTCACTCCCAGCAGAGGGTCACCTGTCACACAGAGAATACAGGTCCCCGAAGACCTTTCATTTGCCTTTCCTGTGTGTCCCGGGGGGTCACATCATCGCCCACAGCTGTCTTTCCACCTCTACTCAATCCCCCAGTGGGCAGCCTGCCCAACATCCCGCCTCCTCCTGCTCCATGAAACCACTTTCAAGAGGACCAATTTGGGGCCCTCCCTCAGGGCCAGCAGCAGCTCGTCTGTTCTCCCCTCTGACTCCCTGTCCAGCACTACTGGTGCCCTCCCCTCCATTCTCTTTAAACCCTAGGTTTCCCAGAATCCTAGTCTGGTTCTATTTGTCCTCATATCTTGTCCCTGGACACCCTCACCTGCTCTCAAGCCATTAGctattaatttcattttgtgtGTCTGTGACCTGTCTGAGTCCCAGGGCCTGATTCCCAACTGCCAGTCAGACATCCATGGGATGATGTCTGATAGGAATCTCAACCTCAAAGAGCCCAAAGCCAGCAGCATCTCTTATTCCTCAGACCAGCCACTCCTGCTGGGTTCTCTTCCTTGGATGGCATTCCTACTAACCCCATCTGGAAGCTGGGTGCCATCACCATCTCCCCCAACTCTGTCTCACGGGAACTGGCCACCAAGCTCTGTCCTTTCTAACTCAACCATGTCTCTAGAATCTGTCCTCTTCATCCCATCTCTCCCCTTCCTTTAGGATCACGATCCACCTTGGTTCAGCTGGAATGTTACAGCCCTCTCTTCACTCTTCCCATGGCCTGCAGGTCTGTCCTACTCCAGTTCACTTtacaccacagccagagagattGTTCTGTAGACAGACCTGGCCCAGATCCCCTCCTCTTCCATGACTCTCCTCTACTGATCTGATGAGACTTCATGTTGAAGCCGTTCACCATGTGACCAGCTGCTTCCTCACCCCCAGCCATCCTGACCCTGCTCCTGCTCTTTCCCCTCACACCCTTCTACACACTGGGCATTGTTTGCACTCTACCATTTTGGTCACCAATCCAGATTCTTCCCTTACATCTTTCTCAATACATTTGCCAGGTTCCATTGCTatagaaaagttatttatttcCAAAGGGCTGTGTTTGGTCACTCTGATCATATAGAGACCCTATTGCCAAAGAAGATGCTCACACAGGCAACAAAGATGGGGACAGTGAGGCCTCAGATGGGAGGCAGTGTTAAGAGTTAATGATGTATGATCACGCTAGGGAGAGGCCGTCCTAGCGCCTCTACCCACTTCCAGAGCACTTTTCCTTCCAGAGACAGTCAGGAATGACTTCCAAAGTCTCATTTCAGAATGAGAGAGAGGAAGCAGCTAGCAATGTTTTCAACAGACCAGTTAGGGTTGTTTATGTTTGCAGCATTCTGACTTTGTAAGACTCATTTGATGCTGAAAAGAATCCCAACAGTCTCAGTGAGCACTGCTGCTGAAGCAGaggctgctgggggcgggggagtaAGGAGAGAAGGGCCTTACTTGAGTTTTGGTTAAAGCGGTGCTTCAGGGTGCTCCAGGCCGAGGTCAGTGAGCCCAGGGTGGCCCTGACCCGGAGGCTGTATGACACAGTGGCGGTGATGTCCTCCGTGATGTCACACTCAGGCCTTTGGGTGGCTGAGCACCAGCTGCTGGGGATCCAGATGTGGCTCGTGTACAAACTCTCATACTCCCTGGCCAAAGAGAGGAGGGGACAGCGTCACACCAGGCCCTTCCACCCAGGCTCAATGACGGTTTCAAGTAAACGTCTCCTCCGCTAACTTTTTATAGGCCAGGAAAACAAGCATTTGCTCCACGTTCcgttcctcccctctcctccgtCACCAACCAGCCTTTCTTCCTGACTCCTTCTCCAAAGACAAGGGAGAACCAGGCATCAACCCCGCTCTGTCCTGGTCTCTCCATCTGCACGGTCACCACCCTAGTCTCAGCTACTGTCACCCCTTGCCTCGCTGTGTCTCGACAGATCTTCCTACTTCCCTTCCTGCCAGCCTTCAAACCATTTGTCACTCAGCAGAGCATTTCTCTCCTTAGTGACTTCCAAATAGCCTAGAATGGAATGCACACTCTTCCCGGCTGACAAGACTCTCTGGCCTTCTGCCTCCACCCGTAAAGGCGACGCTCCCTCCACACAGTCCTCCTCACCATTCCTCCAACTTAGCAAGTGTTTGTTGTGTCTCAGTGCCCTGCCCCCGCTTTCACACTGGTTGCCTGCTCCTGTCCTTCAGATATGGGCTTAAATATCACATCCTCAGACGGACCTTCCCTAACCATCAGATAAAGAGCTGCCACAGCGCCAACTCGCTGTTGCATTGGATTTTAGCTCCCTCCTAGAACTGATTTCTATCTGAACTTACCTACAGCAGTGCTGCCTGATAGAACTTCCTGTGATGGTGAAAACCTTCTGTATTCGTGTTGTTTTATACGGTAGCCGGTAGCCACAGATGGCTATTAAGAACTTGAAAAGTGGCTCATATGACTaggaaacagacttttgaatttaattttgattaatttaagTATAAATAACTGTccatggctagtggctaccacgTTGGACAGTGCAGACCTAGTGTACttatttctttaagtttttaCTGTCTCCTCCTCCAAATGTGATCTTCTGCCTGGAAACTTTGTGGTCTGTACCCCTGAGCTGAGGAGAATGTCTACGCATGTGGCTGCTTGGTTTGTATGAATTGTTAATGAGCTTTATTGAGTACCTTCTGTGTCAATCCTTGACAGCTCTGAGGGCCTGGACACCTAGAGAAGGACCAGCTGACCTATAGGGTCAAAATGTGTTTTGTCTCCTGGGGGCAAGCATACAGTCAGGAAAACTGAGGTCTCCTCGCCCCCTAAGAGATCTGAGTCTCCAAATAATTTCTGTTCCTCAAGTCAGAGGCAAACTCATTTCATCTTAAGATTTTCTTCAGCTTTAGACAACTGACTCACTGTTGGAAAGAAGCTTCACGAAAATGTGTTTATATACGCTTGTGTTCCCAGAGAATTCACTGTTAAATCCATGGGACAACTTCCCTTGTTGCTCCAGTTCTCTCAGGGCCCATGAAGACAGAGGAGGCAGATGAAAGGAAATCATCTTTCTCTGGGCTCACAAAGCCTTCTGGAGCTCTGGAATGAGGGCTGTGCCTCCAGGAATCAACTACTGCCTAAAGGagagaaactaaaaaacaaaacaatagcaaGAACAACAGTAAAAACTCACCCCTGGTACTCGACAGAGTAGTGTGTTACTCCTTCAGGCACAATGACTGGGCTCCATGTCAAGACATGCTTCATATTGACTGACTGTACGGAGAGGTTCTGAGGGGCAGGCAGAACAGCCAGTCCATCTGGGACCAAGGGAGACAGACAAGCTGACAAGGTGAATTCACCTCAGGGAATGCCGCAGCTTCAGGTTAGTTTCTAATGAAAAGTCAAACATGCTTAGGAactagtcagtcagtcagttcagtcgctcagtcgtgtctgactctttgcaaccccatgaatggcagcacgccaggcctccctgtccatcaccaactcccggaatttacccaaacccatgtccattgagtcggtgatgccatctagccatctcatcctctgccgtccccttctcctcctgccctcaatctttcctaccatcagggtcttttcaaatgagtcagctcttcgcatcaggtggccaaagtattggagcttcagcttcaacatcagtccttccaatgaacacccacaactgatctcctttagtatggactggttggaactagAAGCAACTCTAATTTTACCATATTTGTGTTCATGCTAAATATTGCTATCATCATTGTAATTCTCCCTTTGGTGATAGAATAGCATATTAACATTAAACAATATTATGCATGTGTATGGGTGCttagtcgtgaccaactctttgtgaccctttggaatataacctgccagtctcctctgtccatgagattttcctggcaagaatactggagtgggttaccatgccctcctccatggggatcttccagacccaaggatcaaacccacatctcctgcatctcctgcattgcaggctgaatctttaccactgagccatctgtaAAACCcagtttatattaataataatagctaatattattGACATTAATAATGGTTAGTatttttggtcacctgatgcaaacagccaactcattggaaaagtccctgatgctgggaaagattgaaggcagaaggagaagagggcatcagaagatgagatggctggatggcatcaccgatgcaatggacatgaacttgggcaaactttgggagatggtgagggacagggagacctggcgtgctgcagtccatggggtcacaaagagtcggacatgactgggcaactgaacaacaatattacTGAGCACTTACCAAGCTCTATCTATGCCGTGTGCTCGGCTATCAcatgattatctcatttaattctcatgaccATACTGGGATGTTAGGACCATCAGTTTCTCTGTTgtacaagtgagaaaactgaagcacaatGTACCAACCCTTGGGTCACATTGGCCGCGATGCAGGCCTGGACTTTGTTTGGACTTTGCCACTGACTTTGTGGCCGTAAACACATTGCGTAAACCTGAGCTCTCCACCTCTACATGGCAAACCCATGTCAGCTCCTGCCAGCTTCTCATCACCGCCCTCTCTTGCTACTGCCATCCTCAGGTATCAAAGCAATTCCTTTGTGTCCCCAATACGGCCAAATGGGACACAGCTGCTATTTGGGAAGTGCAGGCTCAGACGGCCATGGAAGGAGTCCAGTACAGAAAGGCACCAAGCCAGTTCCGAGACTCCGCCCCAGACAGCCTTCAGGCCTCTGAGCCAGACGAGACCCAAGCATCTGCTCACGCAGCTGCGTGCCCAGAGTGTGCACACAGTGGGTCTACAGCGTGCACACAGAATCAAAGCGGCCTGTGAAGCTGATCCCTTATAAGAACTTCGCAGCCCCAGTCCAGACCTTCTACTGTGGTCTTCCTCTCTGACTTTTACTCACTCCTCTTTTAATGCCCAACACCTGCCTCCTTTTGCTGTTACAGTTGCAGTGACAGCATCAACAGCACAGTGTGTATGAGGCTGGGACCCTCGCCTGGGACTTttcatctctgtgtctgtctccaaATTGGCACCTGCTGTTCGTTATCAAGTCCTGTAACCATGAGGGGATGGGGGCTGCCGGGAACATCCCACTTAGTGCCCTTGTGGGCACTAATGCAGGACCCTGGTGATGCAGCCCAGTCTCACACTTGGCATCCAGGGCCTGGCCTGTGAGGAAACACCTGGGGTGCCCTCAAGGGAGgcttcctgccctccccacccttaTACTTGTCGTCACccaagggaagaaagggaaaagagccAGCTGCAGTAAGATAGCACAGGAGGGCAGGGCGTGGTCCCCTCTGACATGCTTCCTCTGGTGAAGTAGACAAAACATTTCTCTAGTCAGATATGTGGGGACTTTAAAACTATAAACATAAAGCTTGAATTCATAAttctaaaactctcaaaaatgAAATCTCCTGGCCCGATAATTATACTGGAGAATATGAAtgtgagatgtgagagttgaaccataaagaaagctgagcactgaagaattgatggtttcgaactgtggtgatggagaagactcttgagaatcccttggacagcaaggagacccaaccagtctatcctaaaggaaatcagttctgaatattcattggaagga includes these proteins:
- the IL20RB gene encoding interleukin-20 receptor subunit beta isoform X2 → MVLEEIKTSLIMWFSYALIPCLFVDGLAVLPAPQNLSVQSVNMKHVLTWSPVIVPEGVTHYSVEYQGEYESLYTSHIWIPSSWCSATQRPECDITEDITATVSYSLRVRATLGSLTSAWSTLKHRFNQNSTILTPPRMEITMDGFHLLIKLEDLGPHFEFFVSYWRREPGAKEHVKVVRPGVLPVYLEMVEPGVAYCVKARTFVKAIGRHSAFSQPECVKVQGEALPLALALFAFVGFVLILVVALLSVWKMGRLLRHSCCPVVMLPDTLKITNSPQKLISCRKEEVEACVTSGLSSEGLLKAWI
- the IL20RB gene encoding interleukin-20 receptor subunit beta isoform X3; translated protein: MDGLAVLPAPQNLSVQSVNMKHVLTWSPVIVPEGVTHYSVEYQGEYESLYTSHIWIPSSWCSATQRPECDITEDITATVSYSLRVRATLGSLTSAWSTLKHRFNQNSTILTPPRMEITMDGFHLLIKLEDLGPHFEFFVSYWRREPGAKEHVKVVRPGVLPVYLEMVEPGVAYCVKARTFVKAIGRHSAFSQPECVKVQGEALPLALALFAFVGFVLILVVALLSVWKMGRLLRHSCCPVVMLPDTLKITNSPQKLISCRKEEVEACVTSGLSSEGLLKAWI
- the IL20RB gene encoding interleukin-20 receptor subunit beta isoform X1, which produces MVLEEIKTSLIMWFSYALIPCLFVACLSPLVPDGLAVLPAPQNLSVQSVNMKHVLTWSPVIVPEGVTHYSVEYQGEYESLYTSHIWIPSSWCSATQRPECDITEDITATVSYSLRVRATLGSLTSAWSTLKHRFNQNSTILTPPRMEITMDGFHLLIKLEDLGPHFEFFVSYWRREPGAKEHVKVVRPGVLPVYLEMVEPGVAYCVKARTFVKAIGRHSAFSQPECVKVQGEALPLALALFAFVGFVLILVVALLSVWKMGRLLRHSCCPVVMLPDTLKITNSPQKLISCRKEEVEACVTSGLSSEGLLKAWI